One region of Duncaniella freteri genomic DNA includes:
- the trkA gene encoding Trk system potassium transporter TrkA: MKIIIAGCGEVGSHLAKLLSREEQDITVVDEDSTKLAILDSNYNLLTVQGRPTSFKTLRQAGVEGCDLFIAVTPFETRNIVACAIARSLGAEKTVARVDNFEFKDPDNRNFFASIGTDDLIYPEYLAALEIITALKHNWVRHWFELHDGELILVGVKLRDGAPLIGKLLKDLGRTIHDFHVAAIKRNHETIIPRGDDKLLSNDIVYFMTTREHVDNLIPLCGKIERRIHDVIIMGGSRIARQLCQMAGDKFNFKILDPDREKCLKLSEQCHNALVINADARDTDVLSDAGITDADAFIAISDSSESNILTCLAAKEFGVKKTIAEVENLQFISEAEGLNIGTVVNKKLLASSRIFQMLLDRDTSTSKCLALADAEVAEIVAKEGSKITRAPIKDLRLSSYMTIAGLIRDGKGQLVSGNTTIQAGDRVVVFTLDGVIHKVEKLFS, from the coding sequence ATGAAAATAATCATCGCCGGCTGCGGAGAGGTGGGCTCACATCTTGCCAAACTCCTTTCGCGTGAGGAACAGGACATAACTGTAGTGGACGAGGACAGCACTAAACTTGCGATACTCGATTCCAACTATAATCTGCTCACAGTGCAGGGTCGCCCCACATCATTCAAGACACTTCGACAGGCAGGTGTGGAAGGATGCGACCTGTTCATAGCCGTTACTCCATTCGAGACACGCAATATCGTGGCATGTGCCATAGCCCGAAGCCTTGGTGCAGAAAAGACTGTGGCACGAGTGGATAATTTTGAGTTCAAAGATCCCGATAACCGGAATTTCTTCGCATCTATCGGCACCGATGACCTTATATATCCGGAATATCTTGCCGCACTTGAGATTATCACAGCTCTAAAGCACAACTGGGTTAGACACTGGTTTGAACTTCACGACGGCGAACTGATACTTGTCGGAGTGAAGCTTCGCGACGGTGCCCCGCTGATAGGCAAGCTACTCAAGGACCTGGGACGTACCATACACGATTTCCATGTAGCAGCAATAAAACGCAACCATGAGACCATCATCCCTCGCGGTGACGACAAACTGCTATCCAATGATATAGTATACTTCATGACTACCCGTGAGCACGTCGACAATCTCATACCCTTATGTGGCAAGATCGAACGACGAATACATGACGTAATCATAATGGGAGGCAGTCGCATAGCACGTCAGCTATGCCAGATGGCAGGCGACAAATTCAATTTCAAGATACTTGATCCTGACCGCGAAAAATGCCTCAAACTGTCGGAGCAATGCCATAATGCCTTGGTGATAAACGCCGACGCCCGCGACACAGATGTCCTGAGCGATGCAGGAATCACTGATGCCGATGCATTCATAGCCATCTCGGACAGCAGCGAGTCCAATATCCTCACCTGTCTGGCAGCCAAGGAGTTCGGAGTAAAAAAAACCATTGCTGAAGTTGAGAATCTACAGTTCATATCCGAGGCTGAGGGCTTGAATATTGGTACTGTAGTCAATAAAAAGCTTCTGGCTTCATCACGAATATTCCAGATGCTTCTCGACCGAGACACATCCACATCAAAGTGTCTCGCCCTTGCAGATGCCGAAGTTGCGGAAATTGTAGCCAAAGAAGGCTCAAAAATCACTCGCGCACCCATCAAGGACCTGCGCCTGTCGAGCTATATGACAATTGCCGGACTCATACGCGACGGCAAAGGTCAGCTCGTGAGCGGAAACACCACCATTCAAGCCGGCGACCGTGTAGTAGTCTTTACACTCGACGGTGTAATCCACAAAGTAGAGAAACTCTTCTCATAA
- a CDS encoding aldose epimerase family protein, with protein sequence MKKHSLMAIATVATMAMVSCTGKQKVSETLIAGLSPEKFAAEVDGKPTALYSVKSSDGMEAAITNYGGRIVALQVPDRNGEMRDVVLGFDSIQAYLPENNQTDFGAAIGRYANRIDHGRIVIDGDSIQLPVNNFGHTLHGGPTGWQYQVYSAEQPNDSTLVLSIDSPDGDNGFPGNVKATVTYTALPGNKLDIAYSATTDRATVINMTNHSYFNLSGDPMKPITDHTLYVYASNFTPVDSTYMTTGEILPVEGTPMDFTTPRSVGEQIDNFEFVQLKNGNGYDHNWVLDSKGDMDKIAATLYSPESGIGLSIYTDEPGIQVYSGNFLDGTVTGKGGKVYNQRTGIALETQHYPDSPNKAEWPSVLLRPGDTYKSNTTLSFFAL encoded by the coding sequence ATGAAGAAGCATAGTCTTATGGCAATTGCAACTGTCGCAACAATGGCGATGGTATCCTGCACGGGTAAGCAGAAGGTATCCGAAACTCTGATTGCAGGTCTTAGTCCTGAAAAGTTTGCTGCTGAGGTTGACGGCAAGCCCACTGCTCTGTACTCCGTAAAGAGCAGTGACGGAATGGAAGCGGCGATTACTAATTATGGTGGCCGTATAGTGGCACTTCAGGTGCCTGACAGAAATGGAGAGATGCGCGATGTAGTGCTCGGCTTCGATAGCATACAGGCTTATCTGCCCGAGAATAACCAGACTGATTTCGGAGCAGCGATCGGGCGTTACGCCAATCGTATAGACCATGGTCGTATAGTAATCGACGGAGATTCGATCCAGCTTCCGGTAAATAATTTCGGGCATACACTCCATGGTGGTCCCACTGGATGGCAGTATCAGGTGTATTCCGCAGAGCAGCCCAATGATTCAACTCTTGTTCTCTCGATCGATTCACCTGACGGGGACAATGGTTTCCCTGGAAACGTGAAGGCTACTGTGACTTATACAGCTCTTCCTGGAAACAAACTTGATATAGCATATTCAGCCACTACCGATAGGGCTACGGTCATAAATATGACCAATCATTCTTATTTCAATCTGTCGGGCGATCCTATGAAACCTATTACGGATCATACATTGTATGTGTATGCATCCAATTTCACACCTGTTGACTCTACCTATATGACCACTGGTGAGATTCTGCCTGTTGAGGGTACCCCCATGGATTTCACCACTCCGCGTTCAGTCGGTGAGCAGATCGACAACTTCGAGTTTGTGCAGCTTAAGAACGGTAATGGATATGACCACAACTGGGTGCTCGATTCCAAAGGTGATATGGACAAGATCGCTGCCACACTTTATTCTCCTGAAAGCGGTATCGGACTGAGCATCTACACTGACGAACCCGGCATACAGGTGTATTCAGGCAACTTCCTCGACGGCACAGTGACCGGCAAGGGTGGAAAGGTGTACAATCAGCGCACCGGTATTGCTCTTGAGACTCAGCATTACCCCGATTCACCCAATAAGGCTGAATGGCCTTCGGTGCTCCTTCGTCCGGGTGACACATATAAGAGCAACACAACATTGTCATTTTTTGCATTATAA
- the purB gene encoding adenylosuccinate lyase yields the protein MNLTELTAISPVDGRYRNKCERLDEYFSEYALIRYRVKVEIEYFIALCEIPLGPLATVNHDVFVSLRDIYKNFTVNDAARIKEIESVTNHDVKAVEYFLKERFDALGLESYKEFIHFGLTSQDINNTAVPMSIADAIRDTYRPQLIEMINHLEARADEWYEIPMLAKTHGQPASPTRLGKEIRVFSYRLRRQLEMLDAVKISGKFGGATGNFNAHLCAFPGIDWRDFGARFLSERLGIEREEYTTQISNYDNLAALFDALARINDIILDLDRDMWMYISMEYFKQKIKEGEVGSSAMPHKVNPIDFENSEGNIGIANALFKHLAGKLPVSRLQRDLTDSTVLRNIGVPLANTLIAIASTMKGLGKLLLNREAIDTDLDNTWSVVAEAIQTVLRREGYPKPYETLKALTRTNTHVTAESIAEFIETLNVSPEIKDELRKLSPHSYTGY from the coding sequence ATGAATCTTACCGAGCTTACAGCCATTTCCCCTGTCGACGGTCGCTATCGCAACAAATGCGAACGCCTTGATGAATACTTTTCGGAATATGCCCTGATACGTTATCGCGTAAAGGTAGAGATAGAATATTTTATAGCCCTCTGCGAGATACCTTTGGGCCCGCTCGCTACAGTGAATCATGACGTGTTCGTATCGCTGCGAGATATCTATAAGAATTTCACAGTCAATGACGCCGCTCGCATCAAGGAGATCGAAAGCGTAACCAATCATGACGTCAAAGCAGTAGAATATTTCCTGAAAGAACGTTTCGATGCGCTCGGCTTGGAGTCCTACAAGGAATTCATTCATTTCGGACTCACATCGCAGGATATCAACAATACCGCAGTGCCGATGTCGATTGCCGATGCCATACGCGACACATACCGTCCGCAACTCATCGAAATGATCAACCATCTTGAAGCTCGCGCCGACGAGTGGTATGAGATCCCCATGCTTGCCAAAACCCACGGACAGCCGGCCTCACCTACCCGACTTGGCAAAGAAATACGCGTGTTCAGCTACCGTCTGCGCCGTCAGTTGGAAATGCTCGACGCCGTGAAAATCAGCGGCAAATTCGGAGGAGCCACAGGTAACTTCAATGCCCATCTATGTGCATTCCCAGGTATCGACTGGAGAGATTTCGGCGCAAGATTCCTAAGCGAACGACTCGGAATAGAGCGTGAAGAATACACCACACAGATATCAAACTACGATAATCTCGCAGCACTTTTCGATGCACTTGCACGTATCAACGATATCATACTCGACCTTGACCGCGACATGTGGATGTACATCTCAATGGAGTACTTCAAGCAGAAAATCAAGGAAGGCGAAGTTGGTTCATCAGCAATGCCTCACAAGGTCAATCCCATTGATTTCGAGAACTCCGAGGGCAATATCGGCATAGCCAACGCACTGTTCAAGCACCTTGCAGGCAAACTGCCAGTGTCACGTCTGCAACGCGACCTTACTGACTCCACAGTGCTGCGCAATATCGGAGTGCCTTTGGCTAATACACTTATAGCCATAGCTTCCACCATGAAAGGACTCGGGAAGCTCCTTCTCAACCGTGAAGCCATAGATACCGATCTTGACAACACATGGAGTGTCGTTGCAGAAGCAATACAGACTGTGCTGCGTCGCGAAGGCTATCCCAAACCATATGAGACCCTAAAGGCACTCACCCGCACCAACACCCACGTAACAGCCGAAAGCATTGCCGAATTCATCGAGACCCTGAACGTGAGCCCCGAAATTAAAGACGAACTTCGCAAACTTTCCCCGCATTCCTACACAGGATATTGA
- a CDS encoding L-ribulose-5-phosphate 4-epimerase: MLEELKEKVYRANIDLVKHGLVIFTWGNVSGIDREKGLMVIKPSGVDYDVMTPDDMVVIDIRTGEKVEGKLKPSSDTPTHLALYRAWPEIGGVVHTHSTYATAWSQAGIDLPNIGTTHADYFHKAIPCTPDMTEPEVTNDYELETGNVIIKRFEDMNPMHTPGVLVKNHGPFSWGKDPHDAVHNAVVMEQVAKMAFIAYQVNPGLTMNPLLIEKHYLRKHGPGAYYGQ, encoded by the coding sequence ATGCTTGAAGAACTTAAAGAAAAAGTATATCGTGCCAATATTGACCTTGTGAAGCATGGACTTGTGATCTTCACTTGGGGAAATGTATCCGGTATTGACCGTGAGAAAGGACTTATGGTCATAAAGCCCAGCGGGGTTGACTATGATGTCATGACTCCCGATGATATGGTTGTGATTGATATTAGGACAGGTGAAAAGGTCGAGGGCAAATTAAAGCCTTCGTCCGACACTCCTACCCATCTTGCGCTCTACCGTGCATGGCCCGAAATCGGCGGTGTTGTCCACACTCATTCTACTTATGCCACAGCATGGTCACAGGCTGGCATTGATCTGCCGAATATAGGCACCACTCATGCCGACTATTTCCATAAGGCTATCCCTTGCACTCCAGATATGACAGAGCCGGAGGTGACCAACGATTATGAGCTGGAGACAGGCAATGTGATCATAAAGCGTTTCGAGGATATGAACCCTATGCACACTCCTGGGGTGCTTGTCAAGAATCATGGACCGTTTTCATGGGGCAAGGACCCTCACGATGCGGTGCATAATGCAGTTGTGATGGAGCAGGTTGCAAAAATGGCGTTCATTGCATACCAGGTAAATCCGGGATTGACAATGAATCCTCTTCTCATTGAGAAGCACTATCTTCGCAAGCATGGTCCCGGTGCTTACTACGGACAGTGA
- the dxs gene encoding 1-deoxy-D-xylulose-5-phosphate synthase codes for MEKEKTNVDATTPLLDTIDSPADLRKLPAERLPQVCAELRSFLINSLSSHPGHFASSMGAVELTVALHYVFNTPYDRIVWDVGHQAYCHKLLTGRRDAFSTNRTLGGLSGFPSPKESEYDTFTAGHASNSISAGLGMAVAASVHKDEPHRNVVAVIGDASISGGLAFEGLNNAANSNSDLLIILNDNDMSIDRNVGSLNSYLAHLTSSKGYNDLRYSLAGILRKYNLITDIGKGRITRFNNSLKSLINHEQNIFEGLNIRYFGPFDGNDVATVVKVLNDIKDFKGPRILHLRTTKGKGFLPAEKDPATWHAPGIFDPATGERPQESPEKPPKYQDIFGSTLVEIADSHPEVVGITAAMPSGTSMNKLAEKYPERTFDVGISEGHAVTFSGGLAKDGMKPFVAIYSSFLQRAYSHIIHDVAIEGLPVTFCIDRAGLVGEDGPTHHGVFDLAYLRSIPGMTIAAPRNGDELRRLMHTSLTLDGPIAIRYPRGRAKNKLSGTIEHVTIGKGVRIKDGNDLAILTIGTVADDTTDAIKQAEHDTGKSIAHYDMRFVKPLDSDILTEVARKRCPIITIEDGTVNGGMGSAVLEWLADYFNSSEREETAMPRLIRMGVPDRFISQGTPDQLHHLCGFDAEGIYKTIKSILK; via the coding sequence ATGGAAAAGGAAAAGACGAACGTTGACGCCACCACCCCACTGCTCGACACAATCGACTCCCCTGCGGATCTGCGCAAGCTGCCTGCCGAAAGGCTACCACAGGTGTGCGCCGAGTTACGCTCGTTCCTCATAAATTCACTCTCTTCTCACCCTGGGCATTTTGCCTCATCAATGGGAGCTGTGGAACTGACCGTGGCTCTCCATTACGTGTTCAACACCCCTTATGACCGGATCGTATGGGATGTCGGACACCAAGCTTATTGCCATAAGCTCCTGACAGGACGCAGAGATGCATTCAGCACCAACCGCACACTCGGCGGACTGTCAGGCTTCCCCTCTCCCAAAGAAAGTGAGTATGACACATTCACAGCAGGTCATGCCTCCAACTCAATATCAGCAGGGCTCGGCATGGCAGTCGCAGCATCTGTACACAAGGATGAGCCTCACCGCAATGTCGTTGCCGTGATAGGTGATGCCTCAATAAGCGGCGGACTGGCATTCGAAGGGCTCAACAACGCAGCCAATTCCAATTCCGATCTGCTTATAATCCTCAACGATAATGACATGTCGATTGACAGGAATGTAGGCTCACTCAACTCATACCTGGCGCATCTCACATCATCGAAAGGATATAACGACCTGCGCTACAGCCTGGCAGGTATCCTAAGGAAATACAATCTTATAACAGACATCGGCAAAGGCCGCATCACGCGTTTCAACAATAGCCTCAAGTCGCTTATCAACCATGAGCAAAACATATTCGAGGGACTGAACATACGTTATTTCGGACCGTTTGACGGCAACGATGTCGCCACTGTGGTGAAAGTGCTAAACGACATCAAGGACTTCAAGGGGCCCAGAATTCTTCATCTGCGCACCACAAAGGGTAAAGGATTTCTGCCTGCTGAAAAGGACCCTGCCACATGGCACGCTCCAGGGATATTCGACCCCGCCACCGGAGAACGCCCCCAGGAGTCGCCTGAAAAACCGCCCAAATATCAGGACATCTTCGGCTCAACTCTGGTCGAGATCGCCGACTCGCATCCTGAAGTGGTAGGCATCACAGCCGCTATGCCATCAGGAACATCAATGAACAAACTGGCTGAAAAATATCCTGAAAGAACATTCGATGTTGGTATCTCTGAGGGACATGCAGTGACATTCTCAGGCGGACTCGCCAAAGATGGCATGAAGCCGTTTGTCGCCATCTATAGCTCATTCCTGCAACGTGCTTACAGCCATATAATCCATGATGTGGCAATAGAAGGATTGCCTGTGACATTCTGTATCGACCGTGCTGGACTCGTTGGTGAGGACGGACCTACCCACCATGGAGTCTTTGACCTCGCATATCTTCGCTCAATACCTGGCATGACAATAGCTGCGCCGCGCAACGGTGATGAGCTGCGCAGACTGATGCACACATCACTAACCCTCGACGGACCTATAGCAATCCGATATCCGAGAGGAAGAGCGAAAAACAAACTCTCAGGCACAATCGAACACGTAACCATAGGCAAAGGGGTGAGAATAAAAGACGGCAATGACCTTGCAATCCTCACTATCGGAACGGTAGCCGATGACACAACCGATGCTATCAAGCAAGCCGAACACGATACAGGAAAGAGCATCGCCCACTACGACATGCGTTTCGTCAAACCTCTTGACTCAGATATACTCACCGAAGTAGCCCGCAAGAGATGCCCTATCATAACAATTGAGGACGGCACAGTCAACGGAGGCATGGGATCAGCCGTACTCGAATGGCTCGCCGACTATTTTAATTCCTCAGAACGCGAAGAGACAGCTATGCCACGCCTTATACGCATGGGTGTACCAGACCGTTTCATATCGCAAGGCACACCTGACCAACTGCACCACCTGTGCGGATTCGATGCCGAAGGTATCTACAAAACCATTAAGAGCATCCTTAAATGA
- a CDS encoding NUDIX hydrolase, with amino-acid sequence MYYSENPRFFVAVDCIIFGLVEGKLCLLLTKRKFEPEKGKWSVMGGFVQEMESADDAARRVLNQLTGLQDVYMEQVRAFGDVDRDPGERVISLAYFAMLGPEEFDVDLLAEHNAVWVPIDEIPPLGFDHPQMVQCTLQLLRRKFSTEPIGFNLLPEYFTLSQLQTLYETILGSPIDKRNFRKKVAEIDCITKTDMIDKTGSRRGASLYRFDLAKFSSESKFKI; translated from the coding sequence ATGTACTATAGCGAAAATCCTCGGTTCTTTGTGGCCGTAGATTGCATAATATTCGGTCTGGTTGAGGGTAAGCTCTGTCTGCTTCTGACCAAACGAAAGTTCGAGCCTGAAAAGGGCAAATGGTCTGTCATGGGCGGATTTGTGCAGGAAATGGAGAGTGCCGATGATGCTGCACGGCGAGTGCTAAATCAGCTTACGGGCCTACAGGACGTGTATATGGAGCAAGTCCGGGCTTTCGGAGACGTTGATCGAGATCCGGGTGAACGAGTGATTTCACTTGCATACTTTGCGATGCTTGGTCCGGAAGAGTTTGACGTCGATCTCCTTGCTGAGCACAATGCCGTGTGGGTTCCTATTGATGAGATACCACCTCTTGGTTTTGACCATCCACAGATGGTGCAATGTACTCTCCAATTGTTGAGGCGTAAGTTCTCTACAGAACCTATAGGTTTCAATCTTCTGCCGGAATACTTTACTTTGTCGCAGCTTCAGACTCTGTATGAAACAATCTTAGGCTCTCCGATTGACAAACGTAACTTCCGGAAAAAGGTTGCAGAGATTGATTGCATTACAAAGACTGACATGATTGACAAGACCGGGTCTCGCAGAGGGGCTTCGTTGTATCGTTTTGACTTGGCGAAGTTCAGCTCCGAATCAAAATTTAAAATCTGA
- a CDS encoding TrkH family potassium uptake protein → MGRRVRQLNQYFTTINFPVLLRIIGLLLIIESVFLLIPLTTCLIYGENDWRCFLIAFGVTAITGGAMAFTIHPSTPSMGKREGFLLTALVWVFFSAFGMLPFMFMENQPLSVSDAFFEAMSGFTTTGATIMKSISHLSHGAVIWRSVMQWIGGMGIILFTLAVIPMLNHSGGMQMFNAEVTGITHDKLRPRISQTAKSLWLIYITLTVILFILLIIGPMEGFDALCYSFSIMSTGGFATSDEGLGLWKSDYIEVVATFFMFIGGVSFSLIYRAVHRDFRTVWGNDVFRTYLGVIAACYVIFALSIWYNGQITSWKSITLDPLFQIVSMISSTGFEVPEFGTWGTFVLSIVFLLMFFGACAGSTSGGAKLDRLIYMLQNCRNEVERCIHPNNILTVRVNGKVIPHETVSKVIAFLCLYVLIILIGGIILTAMGLPLIDAFFSAFTCISNTGLSAGVTGYGSTFSIIPDAGKWVLAIIMLIGRLELFTVLLLFTPTFWKK, encoded by the coding sequence ATGGGTCGTCGCGTCCGGCAGCTTAATCAGTATTTTACTACAATCAACTTCCCGGTGTTGCTCCGCATCATCGGGCTTCTCCTCATAATAGAATCAGTGTTTCTACTGATACCACTCACTACATGTCTGATATACGGAGAAAATGACTGGAGATGTTTTCTGATAGCATTCGGCGTGACAGCCATTACAGGAGGGGCTATGGCTTTCACCATACATCCTTCCACACCATCAATGGGCAAACGTGAAGGCTTCCTTCTCACAGCATTGGTGTGGGTGTTCTTTTCCGCATTTGGAATGCTCCCTTTCATGTTTATGGAAAATCAGCCATTGAGCGTGTCTGACGCATTCTTCGAGGCTATGTCGGGATTCACCACCACAGGAGCCACAATCATGAAGTCCATATCCCACTTGAGCCACGGAGCTGTCATATGGCGATCAGTCATGCAATGGATCGGAGGCATGGGAATCATACTCTTCACTTTGGCAGTGATACCAATGCTCAACCACTCTGGAGGAATGCAGATGTTCAATGCCGAGGTCACGGGCATCACTCACGACAAACTTCGCCCACGTATATCCCAGACAGCCAAAAGCCTGTGGCTTATATATATAACACTGACAGTCATTCTTTTTATTCTTCTTATAATCGGTCCGATGGAGGGGTTTGATGCCCTGTGCTATTCATTCTCCATCATGTCAACAGGAGGTTTTGCAACTTCTGATGAGGGGCTCGGTCTATGGAAGAGCGATTATATCGAAGTGGTTGCAACATTCTTCATGTTTATAGGAGGCGTAAGTTTCTCATTGATATACCGAGCCGTGCACAGAGATTTCCGCACAGTATGGGGCAATGACGTATTTCGCACTTATCTTGGGGTCATAGCTGCCTGCTATGTGATATTCGCCCTGTCAATATGGTATAACGGTCAGATAACCTCCTGGAAGTCCATAACACTTGACCCTCTGTTCCAGATAGTCTCAATGATTTCCTCTACAGGCTTCGAGGTGCCTGAATTCGGCACATGGGGCACATTCGTACTATCCATAGTTTTCCTGCTAATGTTTTTCGGAGCCTGCGCAGGCTCCACGAGCGGAGGTGCGAAACTCGACCGTCTCATATATATGCTCCAGAATTGCCGTAACGAAGTAGAAAGGTGCATACATCCAAACAACATACTTACTGTCAGGGTTAACGGTAAGGTGATACCTCACGAGACGGTGTCGAAAGTAATCGCATTCCTGTGCCTTTACGTGCTCATAATCCTCATCGGGGGCATAATTCTTACAGCAATGGGATTGCCGCTCATCGATGCGTTCTTTTCAGCTTTCACATGCATAAGCAACACAGGGCTGAGTGCGGGAGTGACAGGCTACGGCAGCACATTCTCAATCATTCCGGATGCAGGAAAGTGGGTGCTTGCTATTATAATGCTAATAGGTCGACTCGAACTATTCACCGTACTGCTCCTGTTCACCCCTACTTTCTGGAAGAAATAG
- a CDS encoding sodium:solute symporter — translation MTSLDWIVIAIFFLALIGIIVWVMKQKQNNAADYFLGGKDATWIAIGASIFASNIGSEHLIGLAGSGASSGMAMAHWEIQGWMILLLGWVFVPFYTRSMVYTMPEFLERRFNPQSRTILATISLISYVLTKVAVTVYAGGLVFQQVFGIEELWGIDFFWIAAIGLVLLTALYTIFGGMKSVLYTSVLQTPILLLGSLIILVLGLKELGGWDEMMRICSSVKVNEYGDTMVNLIRDNNDSQYPWLGALIGSAVIGFWYWCTDQFIVQRVLSGKDEKEARRGTIFGAYLKLLPVFLFLIPGMIAFAIHQNAIAAGGEGFLPMLANGNVNSDAAFPTLVAKLLPAGVKGLIVCGILAALMSSLASLFNSSAALFTIDFYQRYRPDTDPKKLVRIGQIATVVIVILGILWIPVMRSVGDVLYLYLQDVQSVLAPGIAAAFLIGILWKRASAQGGMWALLSGLIIGLTRLGSKVYYSNAGVEPGVDGSLFQYVFYDCNWLFFCGWMLVFCLAVGVIVSLFTKAPEPEKIQGLVFGTSTPEQIAATRASWNKWDVVHTMIILGITVAFYIYFW, via the coding sequence ATGACCTCACTTGACTGGATTGTCATTGCTATCTTCTTCCTCGCCCTTATCGGTATAATTGTATGGGTGATGAAGCAGAAGCAAAACAACGCCGCCGACTATTTTCTTGGTGGCAAGGACGCTACATGGATTGCCATAGGTGCGTCAATATTCGCTTCCAATATTGGTTCAGAACATCTCATCGGACTTGCCGGCTCAGGAGCTTCATCCGGTATGGCGATGGCTCACTGGGAGATCCAGGGCTGGATGATTCTTCTTCTCGGATGGGTGTTCGTTCCTTTCTATACCCGCTCGATGGTGTATACAATGCCTGAGTTCCTTGAACGTCGTTTCAATCCTCAGTCACGTACCATTCTTGCTACGATCTCGCTTATCAGCTATGTGCTCACCAAGGTGGCTGTCACTGTTTACGCCGGAGGTCTCGTGTTCCAGCAGGTGTTCGGAATCGAGGAACTTTGGGGTATTGACTTCTTCTGGATCGCAGCTATAGGTCTGGTGCTTCTTACCGCGCTCTATACTATATTCGGTGGCATGAAATCGGTGCTGTACACCTCTGTGTTGCAGACTCCCATTCTGTTGCTCGGTTCACTTATCATTCTTGTTCTCGGACTCAAGGAACTTGGCGGCTGGGACGAGATGATGCGTATATGCTCAAGTGTCAAGGTTAATGAGTATGGCGACACTATGGTCAACCTCATACGTGACAACAATGACTCCCAGTATCCTTGGCTCGGTGCTCTCATCGGCTCTGCCGTGATCGGTTTCTGGTACTGGTGTACCGACCAGTTCATCGTGCAGCGTGTTCTGTCGGGCAAGGATGAAAAGGAAGCTCGCCGCGGTACCATTTTCGGTGCTTATCTTAAGCTCCTTCCTGTGTTCCTGTTCCTTATTCCAGGCATGATCGCTTTTGCAATACATCAGAATGCTATTGCAGCCGGCGGTGAGGGTTTCCTTCCGATGCTTGCTAATGGAAATGTCAACTCTGACGCTGCTTTCCCCACCCTTGTTGCCAAACTTCTTCCGGCAGGAGTCAAAGGTCTTATAGTCTGTGGTATCCTTGCTGCCCTCATGTCATCTTTGGCATCACTTTTCAACTCATCGGCGGCTCTGTTCACTATCGACTTCTATCAGCGTTATCGTCCTGATACCGACCCGAAGAAACTCGTTCGCATCGGTCAGATCGCTACTGTGGTCATCGTTATTCTCGGCATCCTCTGGATACCTGTGATGCGTTCGGTTGGCGATGTGCTCTATCTGTATCTTCAGGATGTTCAGTCGGTGCTCGCTCCCGGTATCGCAGCAGCATTCCTCATTGGCATTCTGTGGAAGCGTGCTTCCGCCCAGGGTGGTATGTGGGCGTTGCTTTCAGGCCTTATCATCGGACTTACACGTCTTGGATCAAAGGTATATTACAGCAATGCAGGTGTTGAGCCCGGTGTTGACGGAAGCCTATTCCAGTACGTATTCTATGATTGCAACTGGCTGTTCTTCTGTGGATGGATGCTCGTGTTCTGCCTCGCGGTCGGAGTGATTGTATCCCTCTTCACCAAAGCTCCGGAACCTGAGAAGATTCAGGGTCTGGTGTTTGGGACCTCTACTCCTGAGCAGATTGCCGCTACTCGTGCCAGCTGGAACAAGTGGGATGTCGTTCATACAATGATTATCCTTGGTATCACAGTGGCGTTCTATATTTACTTCTGGTAA